The Fimbriimonadia bacterium genome contains a region encoding:
- a CDS encoding hydroxyacid dehydrogenase — translation MKVLVADKFEQSGLDALTASGFDVVSDPSLKEEALVAAIREHRPDVLVVRSTVVTEEMLRDSSLSLVVRAGAGYNTIDVEAASRSGIYVSNCPGKNSVAVAELAFGLILALDRRIPDNVIQFREGKWNKKEFSKARGLYGRTLGVLGLGNIGQEVVHRGKAFGMKVVGWSRWITPEIADDMGVGYRPTIEEVAEDSDVLTIHLALTPETQGIIGEQVLSRLKPGTILVNTSRAKVVDQKALLKYAKERNLRIGLDVFDEEPSVAEGEVNSELMTMPNVYVTHHIGASTDQAQEAVAEETVRIIREFARSGQPPNAVNIRSESPASHLIAVRHRDRVGVIAHVLGELQKASINVQEMENIVLEEAGGAICYLSVTTKPPSEVLDRIRYGNENILSLVVREL, via the coding sequence ATGAAAGTGTTGGTTGCCGACAAGTTCGAGCAGTCCGGACTGGATGCTCTGACCGCCAGCGGCTTTGACGTTGTGAGTGATCCGAGCCTCAAAGAGGAGGCGCTGGTCGCAGCGATCCGGGAGCACCGACCCGACGTGCTCGTCGTTCGCTCGACCGTCGTGACCGAGGAGATGCTACGGGATTCGTCCCTGTCCCTCGTCGTGCGCGCAGGTGCAGGCTACAACACGATAGACGTGGAGGCCGCGTCCCGCAGCGGAATCTATGTGTCTAACTGCCCCGGGAAAAACTCTGTCGCAGTCGCGGAGTTAGCTTTCGGCCTTATACTCGCCCTCGACCGCCGCATTCCTGACAACGTCATCCAGTTCCGGGAAGGGAAGTGGAACAAGAAAGAGTTCTCCAAGGCTCGCGGCCTCTACGGCCGGACGCTCGGGGTGCTCGGATTGGGCAACATCGGCCAGGAAGTAGTGCACCGCGGAAAGGCCTTCGGTATGAAGGTGGTCGGATGGTCTCGATGGATCACTCCCGAGATTGCCGACGACATGGGCGTCGGTTACAGACCCACGATCGAAGAAGTTGCCGAAGATAGCGATGTGCTGACGATCCACCTTGCGCTCACCCCGGAGACGCAGGGAATCATCGGAGAGCAGGTTCTGTCTCGGCTGAAGCCAGGCACGATCCTAGTCAATACCTCGCGGGCGAAGGTCGTTGACCAAAAGGCGCTGCTGAAGTACGCCAAGGAGCGCAATCTGCGTATCGGGCTCGATGTGTTCGACGAAGAGCCTTCGGTCGCCGAGGGCGAGGTAAACAGCGAGCTGATGACAATGCCCAATGTGTATGTCACCCATCACATCGGCGCCTCTACGGATCAGGCTCAAGAGGCAGTCGCCGAAGAGACTGTACGTATCATCCGCGAATTCGCGCGCTCGGGACAGCCGCCGAACGCGGTCAACATCCGCTCCGAGTCGCCTGCAAGCCACCTCATTGCGGTGCGGCATCGCGACCGCGTGGGGGTCATTGCTCACGTACTAGGCGAACTGCAAAAGGCATCCATCAACGTGCAAGAGATGGAGAACATCGTGTTGGAGGAAGCCGGCGGCGCAATCTGCTATCTCAGTGTCACGACAAAGCCGCCCTCGGAGGTCTTGGACCGAATCCGCTATGGCAACGAGAACATCCTAAGTCTCGTTGTCCGCGAGCTCTGA
- a CDS encoding DUF1015 domain-containing protein: MATIHPLKALRPPVEMVAQVAAPPYDVVNEAEARAFAAGKPFCFLRISRAEVDFPPGVDPYSPAIYDKAAENLAEFKRQGVLVPDQSAAIYVYRQRMGEHTQAGVVALCSVDEYDDDRIKKHEKTRQDKEDDRTRHIVRTRCQTGPVFLTYRDRPRITELMETVMQREVLYDFDDDRAVRHTVWRVDESDPICTEIRREFEQVPALYIADGHHRAKSASRARDELRAANPNHTGDEPYNRFLGVMFPAGQLQILPYNRVVLKAPPGDVMAKVRERFEVEELPRPTPPPRGSVTLYFAGHWYGIRPKSAPPDDPIESLDVSIVQRELLEPVFGIGDPRTDKNIEFVGGIRDASELQAKADAGGGAALLLHPTRIEDVLRVSDAGGVMPPKSTWFEPKLRSGMFVNPI, translated from the coding sequence ATGGCGACGATCCACCCCCTCAAAGCACTTCGCCCGCCCGTCGAGATGGTTGCCCAAGTGGCTGCTCCCCCGTACGACGTCGTGAACGAAGCCGAAGCCCGTGCCTTCGCAGCCGGAAAACCATTCTGCTTCCTCCGCATCTCACGCGCCGAAGTGGACTTTCCACCCGGCGTAGACCCCTATTCGCCCGCCATCTACGACAAAGCAGCAGAGAACCTGGCCGAGTTCAAACGGCAGGGCGTCTTGGTGCCCGACCAGTCCGCTGCTATTTATGTGTATCGCCAGCGAATGGGTGAGCATACGCAGGCCGGTGTGGTGGCACTCTGCTCGGTGGACGAGTACGACGATGATCGCATCAAGAAGCACGAGAAAACCAGGCAGGACAAGGAAGACGACCGCACTCGGCACATCGTGCGTACCCGGTGCCAGACGGGTCCGGTGTTCCTCACCTACCGGGACAGGCCCCGCATCACCGAGCTGATGGAAACGGTCATGCAGCGTGAGGTGCTCTACGACTTCGACGACGATCGCGCAGTTCGCCACACTGTCTGGCGCGTGGACGAGAGCGACCCGATCTGCACCGAGATCCGCAGGGAGTTCGAGCAGGTGCCCGCGCTCTACATAGCCGATGGGCACCATCGCGCGAAGAGCGCTTCGCGGGCTCGGGATGAGCTGAGGGCCGCGAACCCAAATCACACCGGCGACGAGCCTTACAATCGCTTTCTCGGCGTTATGTTCCCTGCAGGGCAGCTTCAGATACTGCCGTACAATCGCGTGGTGCTAAAGGCTCCGCCCGGCGACGTGATGGCGAAAGTGCGCGAGCGCTTCGAGGTCGAAGAACTGCCGCGGCCGACGCCGCCTCCTCGCGGCAGTGTGACACTCTACTTCGCCGGCCACTGGTATGGCATTCGACCGAAGAGTGCACCGCCGGACGACCCGATCGAGAGCCTGGACGTGAGCATCGTTCAGCGCGAACTGCTCGAGCCCGTTTTCGGAATCGGAGACCCTCGGACAGACAAAAACATCGAGTTCGTGGGGGGCATTCGCGATGCTTCCGAGTTGCAGGCGAAGGCAGACGCTGGCGGAGGCGCCGCGCTCCTGCTTCACCCGACCCGTATCGAGGATGTGCTTCGTGTGTCGGACGCCGGTGGCGTAATGCCGCCGAAGTCCACGTGGTTCGAGCCGAAGCTTCGCTCCGGCATGTTCGTGAATCCAATCTGA